A single genomic interval of Chroicocephalus ridibundus chromosome 23, bChrRid1.1, whole genome shotgun sequence harbors:
- the TCIM gene encoding transcriptional and immune response regulator: MKAKRSHKTPAMSTSLRVSPSVHGYRFDTALRKKAVANIFESINEESLQKLFKNSGDKKAEERAKIILATDQDLEEKTRALMALKQRRKDKLLQFLTFRKYSIKVH, from the coding sequence atgaaagcaaagagaagccACAAAACTCCAGCCATGTCCACGTCCCTGCGAGTGAGCCCCTCGGTCCACGGCTACCGCTTCGACACAGCCCTGCGCAAGAAAGCCGTGGCCAACATCTTCGAAAGCATCAACGAGGAGTCCCTACAGAAACTCTTCAAAAACTCCGGGGACAAGAAGGCAGAGGAAAGAGCCAAGATAATCCTCGCCACCGACCAGGACCTGGAGGAGAAAACGAGAGCGCTAATGGCACTAAAGCAGAGGCGAAAAGACAAGCTGCTGCAGTTCCTGACATTTCGGAAATACTCCATTAAAGTGCACTGA